Sequence from the Hylaeus volcanicus isolate JK05 chromosome 1, UHH_iyHylVolc1.0_haploid, whole genome shotgun sequence genome:
GATTGCCcactaatttaaattcaattgtatttCCCGATGGAACTCAAACAAATTCAATGAAAGTTACACCAATTTTTGGAGGGATTTTGACGACTAGCTTATCTAGATATTTGTATCATAACCGATGGCTTTGGCATATAAAGCGGCCATTTGTGCAAACCATTCCGGGAATTACGTTGCCAAGATTGAATATAACTGCAATTGCAAGGATACTTTCTACAATTACAAAGTAAATgtttcgtatttatatttttttctattttgttgtAGAAATATAAGacagtattatttatacattacgtgaatatacatgtatatgtatttttattgtatcagGATACGTTTAGCCGAAGGTTTTAGTTTTACTTATTCAGCGGCGGGTATATTAAACATGGTTCTCGAAGTGCAAATGCAAGGAATCGATAAAACTAATGCATCGTATCcgtgtattattcaatatatctTGTTTCCCCCGCATGTTACATCGAATACAATATTAGAACGTGAGAGCGCGTCGGATGAAGATACCGATGAAGGTAGTGGTGAacatgatattaaaataaaattaagttcAAACAAACTAATAATGAAGTTAGTAAGTCATACATTTGAACGATTAGAAagcaaatgaatttattatattatatttcaggTAACGCTGACGGCGAAATAAGCATGGATGACTTTGAAAGTTCTGgcgattttcaaattatttctgaaatttgGATTGAACCTCAGTGTGGTTTTGTACAGCTGCCTGTACAATCAGCGGCATCTTATATGCATCTTTTGCAATATCATGAGCTTCCAGATGCAGTAAGTGCATGATTTATATTaccaataaatatataatgtaatgtCCTTCTatgaataagaaataaagaaaataataaatttcgttactttttctcaTTAGATTGCTCGAGTGGATGAAGAATGTATCAACGCATTATTGACTTTGGAGTATCTGAGTTTGTTGAATCAAGCAGTtccaaatgaaaaaagtaacgaaattatttacgGTCAAGCTCATCAAACGAAACTATCGAAAAAGAAtatcagaaatataaaaaacagcGGTTCCAATGTCGACGAAGGGCTTGATGGTCTACCATCCATCGATGAACGAATACGTTTAATGCACTTTGTTTTTGATACGTTAAACATTTTACCAAAATGTCAACAGGCCGAACTTCTATTCTCTATGTTTGTGGATggtacgaattttaatttgtatagatTTTCTACTCTTAAAAGTTTCCCAGGATTTGGAAAGACTATTGTCATCATTTTATCATATCGAATtagattatattattattacaggaGGCGGACGTGCAAATAAGATACTCATGGATAATTTTCTAGAGCATATAAAACAGTTGCATAATAAAGAACTTCTTCTAACATCAGCCGAATCGCAAAAGTTCACAAGAATGCTCCTTAATAGACGCAGAGATGGAGGTCCACGTTTACCATTTTTCTCTCAAAAAGGtattgacttttttttctagttGTAGACTAGAACTAAATTTCAGctaaattcaaaatatcacTCCAAAAACTACCCATGGAATTTAACAAGAAATAAACTTAATATACTTTCcctatttcaaaattaatttcagaaaaacaCTTCTACAGTAATGAACAAAACGTCTATCCACGTTGGAAGTGTTTCGTAAAAGGAATTAGTACTACTCATGTGATTATTACAGTTCTACCTGCTTCAGAAAAAGATGTACGATTATTTACTTTACCCATGTATGCGGAAGAATTCTACGCGAGTAACAATTCTGAGAAGAATTACACACCTGGTATACTTGATATTGATTTGAGCAAAAAACACACACATTCGACTCTTTATATAAAGGATGTTAATGTTTGCATTATTAGAAAGTAACGAATCGGAAGGAAGTCTGATTATCCCTGTTTATATGTACGACTGTTCACTGGCGTTGTTAATCGATACATTAACTGATAAGTTGAAAATGTCACATCACAAAGACATTTATCAAGATCATACGTTTAGAACTGGCCATCAGGAATGTAAGGATTTCACAGAACTAAAAATTGGCTATAACTCAAAACCTTCGTCCCCGGAACCAAAGAGTGAAGATTCTGATAACAGCACAAGCGGTGagtaaaaatatcattatatattttatttaattttaataacatgaTTGTCAGACAGAGGCATAGTGTATTGATATTACATGATAATGTTTACAAGTGATTAATACAATGTTTTCTACTATGACAGATCAACGAAGTCTCACGGAACATTGCAAACTATTGACCTTGGCTCACTGTCATTGTTATGTTGTTGCTGTATATAAATCATTAGTATTGCAACAGCCCCTTAGTTACGAAGATATGGAAGCCGCCGTGGAACAATGCGAGGAAAGtctaattgaaattaatataacgaaATATCTGCAATGCGTATGCAGACATTTGAGCAAATTATCAGATGAAGATGTATTCGATCAATTGGATATGTCTGCGTGTAAAGATGTTAAGCCGATCCACGATTTAATTAGGGAgaagtttgagaaaataaTGACTGTTGCATTTAGGCCAGTACCCGCACACcctgaattttattattgttcgcCATCTTGGATAGTCAGTAAAATGGTTCGTTATcgactaaatatttaaaagatagtcaaatattaatggattctaataaaaattaagtgattaacaaaattgaaattaacagGACCTTGTAGGTTTTCAAAAATCAGACAGCGACGATGAAATAGGGAATCTTCTCTTTCATTCACTGAGTCATGATAGCGCACTATATAATTCTTGCAAAAAAGGTACATTACACTGGTAACTtatcttattattatatcgtaaATTGTCAATTACgtagaaatgtattttttcaagatatagtttccaataattcaaattcatgTATCGTCAACAGTTCAATCAGGAAATATGACATGGCCATCCAGAAATAACCATAATGTGCCAAAGACTTTAAGTCATGATTCTACGGAGTCTCTCATCAGCGATTTACaagaggaaaatatttacgagaGAGAGCAACCTCTCTTCTTGCAATTAAGCTGCTCTATTCAATCTCAATCTAAATCCGGCCTTAGTAGCGTTCCAGTAAAATCTCTCCCTACCTGTTTCATGGAAATTGTCCAAAAAATGGAAGATTACAAAGAGAGTGGTATAActgatttttttaatccagcaaatttgaaaatcaccTTGGATATCATTTGTTTAAGTCTTCCAAGGGAAGTATTAGAAATAAGCTTAGAACGTTACTCTGGTTTAAGAACAACATCTTTCTCTAGTGGTTCGCCCGCTGGTAGTTTGCGAACAGAAAGTGGAAGTAGTTCAGAAAACAATGCTAGAAgcgaattttttcaagaaaaaatgtcTCATCTTCCTTTAAATCAACACAGCGCGATAAGTAATCTAAGAGATGAAATCAAATGGCTTTTGCAAGACGAAACTACGACTGCGTTATTGGATCTACCCTcgataaatgaagaaattttgatGTTTGTGGCAAATCACGTTTCGGAATCGACAGATAGATTTAGCTGCAAATTAGAGAAAGTGCCGCTGCATTTTGTTTTTCCTTCGGAGGATAGTAAACCCaagtttttaaatgaattgaaGAAACTTGAAATTGACAAGTATTGTATTAAAGAAGagggtaacttattttattttgtaaagaaCATGGAACGTATATCGTCCGATACGATACAGAAAACTTACGGGGATGATAAAGAAGAACTGAAAGTGGAACATGGTATGTTCTATTTCTAAAGACTGTTATTTCTTCTTAAGTAAACTTAAGATAAAGTATACAGATTCTGACTTCAAAACAGAAAGACGATCGTAGTACTTACatttaaaatcgaaattgaGATTATGTTGGCTTAAAAAGATTCAGAAATTCATCTACATTCTTGATTATGTGTAGTGGAAGTGAGTTCACAGAGTTTGTTATTAAGTACTAAAACTTTCTTTCTTGTAACTACGGTCGTTTTCCCTGAACCGTTCGATTACAAATTAGTTACTAAAATCCtcaaatacttatttattattagtgCAATGTAATACTGTAGAAAGTACAGAGCAGTTACACGAAATTGATATGAATTGTGACGGTACCAAGAAAAGTTGTAAAACTCATCtcagatttgaaaattatgaCTCTGAGCTGGAAGAAAAATCAGACGTGGATAACGAATACGAAGGGAACAGTGATTCTGATGGAGGGTTTAAATGGTTGATAGATCTTGATAATCGGCCAAGTTGTTTACCAAACTTCTGGCTAATCTTGAAAGTGGAAAGTGATTatgttaatgtttattttcactgTAGGTAAGTATTGGTCGTAATTTACAGTCTGTCTCATTACTTGTATAGGATACCTCTAAcacttaatttttatgaaatttaagttaagaaatgttatataaaattacatatcgTGTTTGTTATAATTGCCAGGTTTCTGGAAATTCCATCTGTAGAGGTAGATAGTTACTGGCATACTCAAAAAACATTGATCTCTAAAATAAAGAGCACCTGTCGCCGAGTAAACCAATATTTGCTGTTACAAAATCTGTACAAAACGAGTAAATGTTCTGAGCTTCTAGAAACAGAAACGAGTGAAGACTATAATTGGAGAACGGAAACGGCAAATGAGTTCAGCAATACTATACAAAATAGAgattcgatagaaaatttcaCTCCAGGAATGTTTCGTTGTCGCGTAGTTTGGGAATTTACATTCAGGCTTCATCCTCGTTTGAAAACCGGGCCTGGAAGATCAGGACTTTCGCGAGGTATAAAAGCTCTACACGGGGTGCTCGATAGATTCGCCGTGACTAACCGAAGTAACATGTTCGTGtatcaagaaaataataaaaacgtattttaCCTAAGACTCcacgaacaaataaatgatgGTAAACcattacaaaataaactaTCGGATAGCGACGAGAAACTTGTCGTTTCCCGGAGTAACAGTGTAGTTTCACTGTcgcaaacaaaattgaacgaCAATGTTACCACGGCAGATACGAGGCCTAGAGTTCGATCCTTCAGCGAAAAAGAGTCAAACGTCCTAAACAAAACCGAGGATTCGATTGCCTTAATGGTACATGGAATTTCCGACGCAGGGCCAGAAGTTAAACGTGACTTGGTACAAGTTCTGCAAAATCGTTTGGATGACGCGGTACTCGAAGTTCTGACTGTTATGTTAGCAAGAAATCCAATGTGCAAATTAACTCCAGCCGACGTGCTTTTCATCCAACCGCCAAAACCACCGGAAAGCATCATACAATTATGCATAGAGGAACATTGTGTATCATACATAACCGCTCTAGAATTCTATTTACGACAGAATGTGCTTCAATTCTTGTACATACCAAAATACACTGATAACAGACCAGACTACCATTTTCAAGATTATTCGCAACTTGAAGGATCTACGAAAAGAGTAGCCGAATCTGGTATCTTCTTATACAATCAAAGTCATTCTAGCGGGAGCAAAGGAATCGCTTGTATAGCATTAGCAATTACAGGCGACGAGGGAGAGCCGATTAAACCATCGAAAAGTAAATtaccaaaatgcaattttcctGTGACGATAAAACAGGAAGATTTTGAGTACATTGTCTCTACTTCACTTTACGATAAAAGCTCAACGAAATCGCTACCTCTGATCGAGTTCAGAATTTGGAAGCAAGGCAGAGTTAATCTTGAATCtctgttacaaaaattatgctCCGCGGTTAAGCATGCTATTTGGGATTTGGTTACTGAATACAAGTTCCTGTCAACTCCGTTAACAGAACCGTTATTAAAATGCATTCCAGAGATAGTTATTGAAACCAAGGAAACTCAAACGCCAAGTAAAATTGAGACATTACAAAAAGTAGTGTCTGatttaacaattaatcgatttgaGGCAGGTGAAGAGGGAAGATTACACGATATATATTGCGTGACGTTATCGCAATGGTTTCGGTTTGCTTTGGAAATTGGAGTTCCATCAGTGAAAAAGCatgaaatacatattaattataggCATGCTATACCCGCTATTGTCAGAGAATTAGAAGCTCTCATTCAATGCCAAGCGCCGGATACTTCTAGTAAAGCGTTTGTTTTGAAAGATAAGCAACCCTTcatcgaaaaatttatttcaaacgagGAGTCCGcgacaaataaatatgattgTTGTGCTTTGGGAAACACAGACAATTTAAGTCTACCTTTTTACGTGCCATGTGATTTCAATAAAGACGAACAAGAAACCTGTACTAAGTGTATATTAATTGCAAGAAACTTTTACCAATGGAAAGCTTCGTCTAGCGAAGAAGCACAACCGGAATTAACTGTTCTGAAAGGTAATGCATCTTCTATATTCATCATATAATAAATCTGCATAAACATATGTACGTgcaaacatacatttttcaccTTTTTTATAGATCAGAAGGTATTGCAGAAATTCAATCCTTTGATTTTGGAATCGACTTTTGTATCAAGGCAACGATTATTACTCGCTGAAATTCGAAATGATAAGGTGAGTTATCTGTATGTATGATATTACTTAtgcattcaattttaatattatatcaacaataaattgaattattgttATAGATAACCCTCTACATGTATAACTGgtcgaaagaaaaatctgaaaagTTGATTAAACAGACTACCAGTCTGGGAACCTGGCTTTCATCGAgatcaaatttttttgtaaacgtGGTAATGCAAAAATTAGGAATATTTCATCATCGACCGCATGCGTTAAGGGAACAAACGAAACcgcaatatttccaaattatgGATATGGAAAGTcttgtcaaattttcttctatacCACACAACGATGAGAAAGATTGGCCAAGATCTAATAGTAGAGTACAAAGTATGAAGCATAATCAATTTTCATGGAACGAAGTTATTGGTCAAACAATGCGTGATGTAAAATCAAATAGTTACTGCAATAGTAACGTCGATGCAATTGCAAAGGCAGTATATGACTTACAAGATTTACGGTGtcacgagaaaaaaatgaaaggtaaatataaattttgattgaatACATTCGAAACCAGCAAGATTTCTGTAAAACTATATATATCAAattgtttatgaattttcagATGACTTAAGTAAATTATATGCAATGTGGCAAAATCGTAGCGCTACACCGAGCATTCCAATTTCAATCAATGCTTTAAGTATGTCCAAACAGCATTCTCgtttgatacatttttgtcACACACCTCTGTTATTCTTGCCTTCCTGGCGTTTACAATCTGCGGCAACGAGAGACCATTCGTTAACGGCACACCAACACTTATCACAAGTGCAAATAAACCGAACCGGACAGACAAATATTGTAAAGTGGCATCAAGAATTATGCAATTTGATGTTATCCGAGTACAAACAATATCTACAAATATTAGGGTTTAATCCAGTTCAAGTGGAACCTCGTGATAAAAGGTAAgcttcttattaaatattaccctAATTGCCCTGTTGAAGGGAATCTATATGTTACTCTATCAGTTGGCAGATCAGAGTAGCGTCAGTTTTCACTAAAAGTAGCTGTGAAAGTGACAGAATGGACGCTTTCCTTCCTGGAACTTTTTATGCTAGCCAAGtccatacttttatttgttgaaatttagtAATTCAGAATAAATCTTGATCAGTTATCTGAGGAGtattatgtacaatatttttctatatagattataaatcACTATATATGTAGGTAactaaatgtattaatatttcccAGTTTTAAAGGACAAATCCAACAAGAATCTTATTATCTTAAAAAGTCCATGTTGGGAGGAGTACTgctatttgaaatttatttatcgcaaCCATTCTTTATCGTTAAATTACATGTTATTGAGTGCAGTCGCCTACAAACAAAAACTAGTAGTGCTCTAGTTAACCAGGTAatgttttctttccatttcaataaaattagtatgatattataattaaatattaattcaaatgtATCTGAATTTTTCCGTTTTTCTTTCCAAATCACCGAGTCtactaaaatttcaatttttttcagtttCTCCTAAGTTTTGTGGATGCGtgtgacaaaattaaaattaatatgcatCTACACTCGTTTACATATGACTTTCATTTACGGTGTATACACGCATACATTGCTGGAAACGAGCCTTGGTCGTTACATCAAGGCTATCATCttattcattttcttgatgattttaataaatattatagtaaaGCACCAAATTATGCTAGAAATCTCATCTATAGTGGTAAGTCCTAAAATTACTTAATGTCTCTGTTTGAGTACTACGTTAAGTACACtacaattcttttattattatatacaaactctaattaaaaaaatctttatattttagatGTAGTGACGATTCGTAATTTGACCATTCCGGGTCGTACAttgtattcttatttattatccCATGACAAGATATACAATATGCACgtacttttaatgaaaagtgaTCGGCAGGATTCCGAGGAGAGTGAATACGTTTTAGTAAACATAAAGAGTACGTCTTCGATTAGTTACTGTGATGCACAAGATACAAGATATACCGATGATTTTGATGTGGCTTTGATCGTATCACATTTAGAACAATCTCCACAAACAGAGAAAACAGAGATTactttgaaatactatttaatgCTGACAAGTAAAAGGGAATTATATCCAAAGAGtgaagtagaaaataataaacttggAAAGTTCCGAACAGTGTACAGTATTGAGAAGCCTATACTAAACACTTGTACAGAATCAGAATCTGTTatggaaattttcgaaaaaggtATTGCAAAAGAATTTTCCACGGAATTTGAAGAGCATGGTCAAGAACTGAAAGAcaagaaaaatgattctaaAATTCCCACTCTTAATTCCCAAACTAATTGTAATAGCACAAGTGCACCAACACCTCCACCTGTACCGAATTCTCCATTGACACAAAATGCGAATCTTCCAAGCGCATCAGTAAATTCAACATCATCACATTTGATTCAAATACGACAAGAgtcgattaattatttggGTTATTATTCATCCCACGAACAACTGATGCAACAAACGATAATGTCTCAAGCAGACGCAGCTCGATTGCATATATTGAATATGGTGGATCGGGGAGCTTTACAATGCAAAACGCATCTGTTATGGAATAAATTATTGGAAAGTAAGTCAGCCATGAATTATACGGAGTTTTCCGAACTTTGCTCCTTGGCTCATATAGAATCTTTATCGAATTTGGATCCAAGACTTGGACCATTTCTTAACCAGCCACTTTCCTGGTATCAAACTTTATCGAAAgttctacaaaataaataccagGAACATCATAAGCAGTTTAATACGTCAGATGGAAATATTACTCATCTTCTTATTTTACAT
This genomic interval carries:
- the LOC128878746 gene encoding KICSTOR complex protein SZT2-like, giving the protein MASAKHEEKTILEANTVFLLMKNGFPISRNVRAQWMLEHLDTVISIQCPGLKNKEAAELEIVSVLPKSKPESWSTETSYQFLYKVTSTTSIIFLSHKYRIVFNLDLSPSLATVDIQHGEIVIDEVYVATKRFLEGIIRPLTIPGSSRKMQPEIYVTIIAHTPFFTSPAQQVLVQGWLVTMKNVNQLTNYIEKQLKVLEEKVASVTATASQQLENLRAENERLVGGLFEESNTYFNKKSNNYMVNTSIISPESSFVNMIRYGMLALTLLPEHSCSHMIIVSDGIIGTTDVHVLDSVIQQLRATTVACSFLRVGSTYHPHCADGLVPNQDLLYFIAGATLGTYMSFIPYATDLDETEINNYHTNFLFWQLYRDEVYEVLPYYPNWCSKNSLFYEQKSAQLLQKKQIEEKVTCTLSSLLCCRLREGYLIKRANVRDEMLEICFVLLWKYSVLLEYVVLCPWSTKSLSASNTIQYTITVEAPYDFLHDITCLSKKPLQSQYRQGVVNRFWTTITSLTESDTMLAHFSWFPDFGWTWYSVPDTIRSGMPVFYSAAYPSPSTVQLSDAACPQFGQIWQPVVSLNPLQWARWMHTQRVTLILSHDRPLPKHLHQANQSGRFQCVQSRQAAAVLYAMLKNWATFVLVENHTYVQFIYREAEKPPVSFSLIRINCKGLCVILNIAFAAGTEGVVRHNVVVDLLDRLSKLILPNRPTGQRETLCCTIIHKSLERILVRYERLPTNLNSIVFPDGTQTNSMKVTPIFGGILTTSLSRYLYHNRWLWHIKRPFVQTIPGITLPRLNITAIARILSTITKIRLAEGFSFTYSAAGILNMVLEVQMQGIDKTNASYPCIIQYILFPPHVTSNTILERESASDEDTDEGNADGEISMDDFESSGDFQIISEIWIEPQCGFVQLPVQSAASYMHLLQYHELPDAIARVDEECINALLTLEYLSLLNQAVPNEKSNEIIYGQAHQTKLSKKNIRNIKNSGSNVDEGLDGLPSIDERIRLMHFVFDTLNILPKCQQAELLFSMFVDGGGRANKILMDNFLEHIKQLHNKELLLTSAESQKFTRMLLNRRRDGGPRLPFFSQKEKHFYSNEQNVYPRWKCFVKGISTTHVIITVLPASEKDVRLFTLPMYAEEFYASNNSEKNYTPESNESEGSLIIPVYMYDCSLALLIDTLTDKLKMSHHKDIYQDHTFRTGHQECKDFTELKIGYNSKPSSPEPKSEDSDNSTSDQRSLTEHCKLLTLAHCHCYVVAVYKSLVLQQPLSYEDMEAAVEQCEESLIEINITKYLQCVCRHLSKLSDEDVFDQLDMSACKDVKPIHDLIREKFEKIMTVAFRPVPAHPEFYYCSPSWIVSKMDLVGFQKSDSDDEIGNLLFHSLSHDSALYNSCKKVQSGNMTWPSRNNHNVPKTLSHDSTESLISDLQEENIYEREQPLFLQLSCSIQSQSKSGLSSVPVKSLPTCFMEIVQKMEDYKESGITDFFNPANLKITLDIICLSLPREVLEISLERYSGLRTTSFSSGSPAGSLRTESGSSSENNARSEFFQEKMSHLPLNQHSAISNLRDEIKWLLQDETTTALLDLPSINEEILMFVANHVSESTDRFSCKLEKVPLHFVFPSEDSKPKFLNELKKLEIDKYCIKEEGNLFYFVKNMERISSDTIQKTYGDDKEELKVEHVQCNTVESTEQLHEIDMNCDGTKKSCKTHLRFENYDSELEEKSDVDNEYEGNSDSDGGFKWLIDLDNRPSCLPNFWLILKVESDYVNVYFHCRFLEIPSVEVDSYWHTQKTLISKIKSTCRRVNQYLLLQNLYKTSKCSELLETETSEDYNWRTETANEFSNTIQNRDSIENFTPGMFRCRVVWEFTFRLHPRLKTGPGRSGLSRGIKALHGVLDRFAVTNRSNMFVYQENNKNVFYLRLHEQINDGKPLQNKLSDSDEKLVVSRSNSVVSLSQTKLNDNVTTADTRPRVRSFSEKESNVLNKTEDSIALMVHGISDAGPEVKRDLVQVLQNRLDDAVLEVLTVMLARNPMCKLTPADVLFIQPPKPPESIIQLCIEEHCVSYITALEFYLRQNVLQFLYIPKYTDNRPDYHFQDYSQLEGSTKRVAESGIFLYNQSHSSGSKGIACIALAITGDEGEPIKPSKSKLPKCNFPVTIKQEDFEYIVSTSLYDKSSTKSLPLIEFRIWKQGRVNLESLLQKLCSAVKHAIWDLVTEYKFLSTPLTEPLLKCIPEIVIETKETQTPSKIETLQKVVSDLTINRFEAGEEGRLHDIYCVTLSQWFRFALEIGVPSVKKHEIHINYRHAIPAIVRELEALIQCQAPDTSSKAFVLKDKQPFIEKFISNEESATNKYDCCALGNTDNLSLPFYVPCDFNKDEQETCTKCILIARNFYQWKASSSEEAQPELTVLKDQKVLQKFNPLILESTFVSRQRLLLAEIRNDKITLYMYNWSKEKSEKLIKQTTSLGTWLSSRSNFFVNVVMQKLGIFHHRPHALREQTKPQYFQIMDMESLVKFSSIPHNDEKDWPRSNSRVQSMKHNQFSWNEVIGQTMRDVKSNSYCNSNVDAIAKAVYDLQDLRCHEKKMKDDLSKLYAMWQNRSATPSIPISINALSMSKQHSRLIHFCHTPLLFLPSWRLQSAATRDHSLTAHQHLSQVQINRTGQTNIVKWHQELCNLMLSEYKQYLQILGFNPVQVEPRDKSFKGQIQQESYYLKKSMLGGVLLFEIYLSQPFFIVKLHVIECSRLQTKTSSALVNQFLLSFVDACDKIKINMHLHSFTYDFHLRCIHAYIAGNEPWSLHQGYHLIHFLDDFNKYYSKAPNYARNLIYSDVVTIRNLTIPGRTLYSYLLSHDKIYNMHVLLMKSDRQDSEESEYVLVNIKSTSSISYCDAQDTRYTDDFDVALIVSHLEQSPQTEKTEITLKYYLMLTSKRELYPKSEVENNKLGKFRTVYSIEKPILNTCTESESVMEIFEKGIAKEFSTEFEEHGQELKDKKNDSKIPTLNSQTNCNSTSAPTPPPVPNSPLTQNANLPSASVNSTSSHLIQIRQESINYLGYYSSHEQLMQQTIMSQADAARLHILNMVDRGALQCKTHLLWNKLLESKSAMNYTEFSELCSLAHIESLSNLDPRLGPFLNQPLSWYQTLSKVLQNKYQEHHKQFNTSDGNITHLLILHPSFFQVFMMLTINLHASKGDLYAVYCKSKEVINTLCCIEDIYTLIEGFVNACCFHLWTSLYN